The Sphingomonas sp. NBWT7 nucleotide sequence TCGGCCATTACGAGCGCTTCACCGGCGTTGCCGCGCGGCAGAGCGACAATGTAACGTCGGGGCGCATCTATCAGCAGATCATCCAGCGCGAGCGGCGCGGTGACTATCTCGGCGCCACGGTGCAGGTTATCCCGCACGTCACCGATGCGATCAAGGCGTTCGCGAAAGATCAGACCGACGATCTCGACTTCGTGCTGTGCGAGATCGGCGGGACGGTCGGCGATATCGAATCGCTGCCGTTCATCGAGGCGATCCGCCAGCTCAAGAACGAGGTCGGCCGCGGCAACGCGATCAGCGTCCACGTCACGCTGGTGCCGTATATTGCCGCGGCGGGTGAGCTGAAGACCAAGCCGACGCAGCATTCGGTGCGCGAACTCGCCGCGCTCGGCGTACAGCCCGACGTACTGGTTTGCCGATGCGAAAAGCCGCTGCCGCCGTCGGATCGCGCCAAGATCGCGCTGTTCTGCAACGTGCCCGAGACCGCCGTCATCCCGGCGCTGGATGCAAAGAGCATCTACGCCGTTCCGCTGCAATATCATGGCGAGGGGCTCGATACCGAGGTGCTGCGCGCGTTCGGCATCACGCCGTCGTCGGCGCCCGACCTGTCGCGCTGGACCGAGATCGTCGATCGCCTGACCAATCCCGAGGGGGAGGTGACGATCGGCGTCGTCGGTAAGTATGTCGGGCTGCAGGACGCGTACAAGTCGCTCAACGAGGCGCTGGTGCACGGCGGGATCGCCAATCGCGTCAAGGTCAACATCCGCTGGATCGACGCAGAGCTGTTCGAGAACGACGATGCGGAGATCGCAGCGCATCTCGAGCCGTGCGACGCGATCCTCGTGCCCGGCGCCTTCGGCGAGCGCGGCGCGGAGGGCAAGATCGCCAGCGTCCGCTTCGCCCGCGAGCGCGAGATCCCCTATTTCGGCATCTGTTTCGGCATGCAGATGGCGTGCGTCGAGGGTGCGCGCGACCTCGCGGGGATCAAGGACGCGTCGTCGACCGAGTTCGGGCCGACGAGCGAGCCCGTCGTCGGGCTGATCACTGAGTGGATGGGACGCGACGGGCTGGAGAAGCGCGAGGCGGAGGGCGACCTCGGCGGTACGATGCGGCTCGGCGCGTACGAGGCGAAGCTCGACGGGAACAGCGTCGTCGGTTCGATCTACGGCGACACGACGATCTTCGAGCGGCACCGCCACCGCTACGAGGTGAACACCGGCTACAAGGAAGCGCTCGAGAAGGGCGGGCTGGTGTTCTCGGGCATGTCACCTGACGGGACGCTGCCCGAGATTGTCGAGCGGCCCGACCATCCGTGGTTCGTCGGCGTGCAATTCCACCCCGAGCTGAAATCCAAGCCGTTCGACCCGCATCCGCTATTCGCTAGCTTCATCGGTGCCGCGGTGAAGCAGAGCCGGCTTGTCTGACGACATCGACCTGCCACCGTGGCGGGTGGAGGCGTCGCGCTACGTGATTGACGATACCTGGTTGCGCGTGCGCGCCGACGATTGCGTGGCGAACGACGGCGTGCGGATCGCGTCGTTAAACATTCCGACTGGTGATCGTCGTCGCGTCGACGATGAAGGATGCCTGCTGCTCGTCAATCAACATCGCCACGGCTGGGGCGTTGTCTCATGTGAGCAGCCGATCGACGCGGTCGATCCGGAGGATGCCGACATCGTCTCCGCGGGCCGGCGCGAGCTACTTGAAATGACGGGATATGGTGGTGGCAGTTAGCGGTAGGCCGCGACGCTGGCGCCAAATCAGGCGAATCGCTGCCGCATGGTGCTCGCGACCCGCGTCACCAGGTTCGCGGAGCCGCAGGACGCGCCTACCGAGCGCTTGCACCTCGTTCGCCATTCGTTCGCCGAAGCGGTCTCAATCGCTCAAAACGGGGCATCGTTCAGGCAATGCATGTCGCGGCACTCGCGATCGAGTTACCCGATTACTAGTCGCCGGCGAGTGCTATAATCGCGCGGCGATCGGCGTGACGAAGGCGCCCGGACCAATCGGCCCGGACGCCCCACGACGCCTCTCAAGGGAGCAAAAAGGCGCCGAACTGTCGCGCCGACGTCACGCCGCCTGGGCGGTGTCCGCGTCGCGCTTGTCCTCGACCACCGTCGGCTTCTGCCCGGTCTTTATCGAGATGCTCTTGGGCTTCATCGCCTCGGGCACTTCGCGGACCAGATCGACGACGAGCAGACCGTCATTCAGCCGCGCGTCCTCGACGAAGACGAAGTCGGCAAGCTCGAAGCGGCGTTCGAAGCTGCGCGTGGCGATGCCGACGTGCAGGAAATTCGGGCCATTCGCCTTGTCGTCCTTCTTGCCGGCGACGAGCAGCAGATTCTGCTGTGCTGTGATCTCGATCTCGTCACGCGAGAAGCCGGCGACCGCAAGCGTGATGCGGTAGCGATCCTCGGCGAGCCGCTCGAGGTTGAACGGCGGATAATTTTCACTCGTCGCGCGGGTATTGGCTTCGATGAGGTCGAACAGACGGTCGAAGCCGATGGTCGAACGACGATAAGGGGTAAGATCTAGACGCATCTTCCAAGTCCTCCAATGAGCGAGTTGAAAAGCAGCAGCGTGCACGGCGGCCCCGCTGCTGTCTGCACGGCCCATAGCGGCGCCACGCCCGAAAGATTTGGTACCGGCACAACCGTTTTCAAGGGTCGCGGCATGCCGACATTCAGGCTCGTAGGACCGACGATGCCATCACACGGTTGATCACTTGATGGCGCGCAAACAAAGCGGCGGCGCCGCAAGAAGATCGCAAGCATAAGGTGGCCGGTGCAGTCGGCCATAAAAGCAAACGCCCGGATCGTTTCCGACCCGGGCGCCTGCGTGACGATCACTCGTCAGCCCCCTTTGTTGCTCCCGCCCGCACGCCTTTACAGGCGGAGCTGAAAGCTTTTTCCCCGAACCACGGCCATTGCCTGTGTGCCAGTGACTTATTGCTAGGTTGAGCCTCGGCGCGCGTCCACCAAAATGAACGGGAGCTAAACCGAATGCGGCGCGCGTGTGACGATTCCGCAACAGCGCCGTTGCCAGCGAAAGGCGGCGTGGGTAGAGCGCGCGGCATGATCCTGTCGCGCTACGAACGAATGATCGCGCGGCGCTATCTGCTTCCCGGCCAAGGCGAACGCTTCATCGTCCTCGTCGCAGGCTTTAGCCTGGGCGCGGTGATGCTCGGCGTCGCGGCGCTGGTGATCGTGATGAGCGTCATGAATGGCTTCCGCGCCGAACTGTTCGACAAGATCGTCGGGCTGAACGGCCATGCGGTGGTGCAGGGAATCGGCGGCCGCCTGACCGACTGGCGCGACGTCGTACGACAGGCGGATGCCACCCCGGGGGTGACGCGCGCGGTGCCGCTCGTCGAGCAGCCGCTGATGTCGACGTACAATGGGCGGGTCGAAGCGGTGCTGGTGCGCGGGATGCGCGTGTCGGACATCCGCGGCAATTCGGCGATCGGCCGCAACGTCATCACCGGCAGTATCGCGTCGCTGACGCCCGGATCGAACCGCGTCGCGCTCGGCTCGCGGCTGGCCGAATCACTCGGTGCCACCGTCGGATCGGAGATTACGCTGATCAATCCTGCGGGTCAGACGACACCGTTCGGCACCGTGCCGCGCTACGTCAACTACACCGTCGCCGCGGTGTTCGAGATCGGCGTGTACGATTACGACAAGGCCTATGTCATCATGCCGATGGAGGATGCGCAGACGCTGCTTCTGCTCGGCGACGCGGTGGGGATGATCGAACTCGACACGGTTGACGCCGATCGGGTCGGCCAGATCCTGGCGCCGCTGGCGGAGAAGGTCGGGCGGTTCGCGGTGGTGAGCGACTGGCGGCAGATGAACGCGCAATTGTTCGAGGCGCTGGCGGTCGAGCGCGTGGCGATGTTCGTGGTGCTGTGCATCATCATCCTCGTCGCGGCCTTCAACATCGCCTCGTCGCTGATCATGCTGGTCCGTGCGAAGACGCGCGACATCGCGATCCTACGCACCATGGGGGCAACGCGCGGCGCGATGATGCGGATCTTCATGTCGGTCGGCGTCGCGATCGGCGTGCTCGGCATCGTCGCCGGGCTCGCGCTCGGCGCCATCTTCCTGTTCTATCGCCAGGCGGTGGTGAACTTCGTCCAGCTCGTCACCGGGCAGAACCTGTGGGATCCCTCGATCCGCTATCTCACCGAGCTGCCGTCAAAGCCGGATCCGGTAGAGATCGTTGCGATCGTCCTGATCACCGCGCTGATGACGCTGCTCGCCACGGTGTATCCCGCGTACAAGGCGGCGAGCACCGATCCCGTTCAGGTGCTGCGCTATGAGTGAGCCGGTTCTCGCGACGCGCGGCCTATCGCGCAGTTTCACGCAGGGCGGCGAGACGATCGCGGTGTTGCGCGGCGTAGAGTTGGCGGTTCAGCCGGGAGAGATCGTCGCGCTGCTCGGTCCGTCTGGCTCGGGCAAGTCGACGTTGCTCCAGGCGGTAGGCCTGCTCGAGGGCGGGTTCGACGGTTCGATCCGCATCGCGGGCGCCGAGGCGGCCAAGCTCGACGCTCACGGGCGAACGGTGGTGCGGCGCGACTCGCTGGGGTTCGTCTATCAATTCCATCACCTGCTCCCCGATTTCGACGCGCGCGAGAATGTCGTGCTGCCGCAGCTCATCTTTGGGGCTGAGCGCGAGGCGGCAGAGGAACGGGCGGCGACGCTGCTGACCGCGCTCGGGCTGGGACATCGACTAACTCACCGGCCGAGCCAATTGTCGGGCGGCGAGCAGCAGCGCGTCGCGGTGGCACGCGCACTGGCCAACCGCCCGGCGCTGGTGCTCGCCGACGAACCGACGGGCAATCTCGACGAGAATACCGCCGACCGCGTGCTCGGCGAATTCCTTCGGCTGGTACGCGAGGAAGGCTCCGCCGCGCTCGTCGCCACGCATAACGAGCGGCTGGCGGCGAAGATGGACCGAGTCGTGCGCCTTCACGAGGGCGTCCTGCAGTGAACGCGTGGCGCGACGCGCCCGTGCTTATCGGCCGTCATGTCCGCCTGCGTCCGCTCGAGGCGGCGGATCGCGACGCTCTTGCCGCGGCGGCGGCGGGGCTTACCGATCTCTTCTACGCCAACGTCTCGGGGCTCGCAGACCCCGATCGCTTCATGGCGTCGGCGCTGAAGGAGCGTGATTATGGCCGCGCAATGCCCTTCGCGGTCGAGACGCCCGATCACGCGATCGTCGGGCTTACGCGTTTCATGCGGATGAGTGAGGCGCACCGCCGGGTCGAGATCGGCGGCACCTTCTACGCCCCTGCGGTGCAGCGCAGCGGCGTCAATACCGAGGCGAAGCTGCTGTTGCTCGGCCACGCCTTCGACGTGCTCGGCTGCAACGTGGTGCAGATCCGCACCGACTGGTTCAATCGCGCCTCGCAGCGCGCGATCGAGCGGTTGGGCGCAAAGCGCGACGGCGTGCTGCGCTCGCATCAGGTGATGGACGGAAGGGTTCGCGATATCGTCGTCTACTCGATCATCGCGGGTGAATGGCCAGGGGTGCGCCAGAATCTGCAGCATCTACTGGCACGGCATGAAGGGGCGGGGCGATGAGCGCGATCACTGATTTTGAGGTCAAGGCGGCGAACGGCAGCGCCGCCTCACTGGCCGAATATCGCGGCAAGGTGCTGCTGATCGTCAACACCGCCTCGAAATGCGGATTAACCCCGCAATACGCCGGGCTCGAGAAGCTGCACCGCGACTATGCCGATCGCGGCTTCGAGGTGCTCGGCTTCCCGTGCAATCAGTTCGGCGCGCAGGAGCCGGGCGATGCGGCGGAGATCGCCAGTTTCTGTTCGCTGACCTACGACGTGAGCTTTCCCGTCTTCGCCAAGATCGATGTCAATGGCCCTTCGGCCGATCCGCTGTTCGAACGCCTCAAGGCCGAGGCGCCGGGGCTGATGGGATCGAAGGCGGTGAAGTGGAACTTCACCAAGTTCCTGGTCGATCGCAACGGGCGGGTGGTCACCCGCTATGCGCCGACGACCAAGCCCGAGGATATTCGGCCCGACATCGAAAAGCTGCTCTAGCGCCCTCACCGCTCGGTAAGCGTGTGATCGGCACGCGCCCGAGAGGCCGCGCAAGTTGCGCTAATCCACAGGCTTTGCGCGCCCGGCGCTGGCGGAATCAGCGGCGAGTCCCTAGCCTAGGGGCATGTCGCATTCCGGGTTCGTGCCGCTCCGTATCTTCTCGTCCTACACCATGCTTGACGGCGCGATCGAACCGAAGGCGATCGCCAAGCAGGCTGCCAAGCTCGGCTTCCCCGCCGCCGGATTGACCGATCGCAACGGGCTGTACGCGGCGATGGCCTTCTCCGACGCGTCGTTTGATGCAGGCGTGCAGCCGATCATCGGAACGATGCTGGGCATGGCGCGGCCCGACATGCCCGAAGGCGTCGCGCCGATCGTCGATTGGATCGCGCTCTACGCGCAGGACGCGCGCGGCTACGACAACCTCTGCGAATTGGTCAGCCGCGCGCATCTCGACCGGCCGATCGATCTCGCCCCGCACGTCACGTTCGACGCGTTGGCGCAATGGTCCTCGGGCGTGATCGCGCTGACCGCGGGCGGGGAAGGCGGGCTCGCGCGCCTCTTCGCCGAGGATCAGCCCGATCGCGCGCGGCGCTACGCCGATCGGCTGGGCGAAATCTTCGGCGATCGCCTCTACGTCGAACTGTCGCGGCGCGGCGAGGCAATCGAGGAGCGTGCGGAGGCAGCGTTGATCGATCTCGCCTACCAGCGCGATCTGCCGCTTGTCGCGACCAACCCGTGCTGCTTTTCCGAACGCGCATTCGGCGGCGCGCATGACGCCATGCTGTGCATCGCCAATTCGACGTACGTCGAGAGCGAGGATCGGCCGCGCAGTTCGCCCGACGCGTGGATGAAGCCGGCCGACGCGATGCGCGCGCTGTTCGACGATCTGCCCGAAGCGATCGACAACACGCTGGTCGTCGCCCGCCGCTGCGCGATCGCCGCCCCCAAGCGCGCGCCGATCCTGCCGAGCCTTGCGGGCGATCGCGAGGGCGAAGCGGCGATGCTGCGTACTGAGGCGCACGCCGGTCTCGACGCGCGTCTCGCGCGGATCGCCGAACTTGCGACCGAACCGTTCGCCGAGGGGTGGCAGGCAGCGTATCGCAGACGGCTTGATTTCGAGCTCGACGTCATCATTCAGATGGGGTTCCCGGGTTACTTCCTGATCGTTGCGGACTTCATCAAGTGGGCGAAATCGCACGATATTCCGGTCGGCCCGGGGCGCGGATCAGGCGCCGGCTCGGTGGTCGCCTGGGCGCTGACGATCACCGATCTCGATCCGCTCCAACTCGGTTTGCTGTTCGAACGCTTCCTCAACCCCGAGCGCGTCTCGATGCCCGACTTCGACATCGACTTCTGCGAAACGCGGCGCGGCGAGGTGATCCGCTACGTGCAGGAGAAATACGGCCGCGATCAGGTGGCGCAGATCATCACCTTCGGTAAGCTCAAGGCGCGCGCGGTGCTGAAGGACACCGGGCGCGTCCTGCAGATGAGCTACGGCCAGGTCGATCGTCTCGCCAAGCTGGTGCCCAACCATCCGACCGATCCCTGGACGTTGAAGCGCGCGATCGACGGCGTTCCCGAACTGCACCGTGAGTACGCCAACGACAATCAGGTGCGCCACCTGCTTGACCTCGCGATGCAACTCGAGGGGCTGCCGCGCCACTCCTCGACGCACGCGGCGGGGGTGGTGATCGGCGATCGCCCCCTGTCGCAGCTCGTGCCGCTGTATCGCGATCCGCGTTCGGACATGCCCGTCACCCAGTTCGACATGAAATACGTCGAGGGCGCGGGGCTGGTGAAGTTCGACTTCCTCGGCCTGAAGACGCTCTCAGTTCTGAAGCGTGCACTGCAACTGCTTGCAAAGCGCGACATTCACGTCGATCTCGATGCGCTGACGTGGGACGATGAAGCGGTCTACGCCCTGTTGCAGAAGGGCGATACGGTTGGCGTTTTCCAGCTCGAATCCGAGGGGATGCGCCGCACGCTATCGGCCGTGCGACCGACCAATTTCGGTGATATTATCGCGCTCGTCTCGCTGTACCGCCCGGGCCCGATGGACAACATTCCATCGTTCGGACGGCGCAAGCAGGGGACGGAGGCGATCGAATATCCGCATCCGCTGCTCGAACCGATCCTGGCCGAGACCTACGGCATCTTCGTCTATCAGGAGCAGGTGATGCAGGCCGCGCAGGTGCTGGCCGGCTACTCGCTTGGCGGCGCCGATCTGCTGCGCCGTGCGATGGGCAAGAAGATCAAGGCCGAGATGGACGCGCAGCGTGCGACCTTCGTCAAAGGCTGCGCATCGGCCAACCAGATCCCGGCCGATCGCGCCAACGCGCTGTTCGACTTGATCGACAAGTTCGCGGGCTACGGCTTCAACAAGAGCCATGCGGCGGCCTATGCGTTGCTCGCCTATCAGACGGCGTGGCTGAAAGCGCATTACCCGCACGAGTTCTTCGCCGCGTCGATGGCGTACGATATCCACCAGACCGACAAGCTTGCGATCTTCTGTGACGACATGCGAAGAACGCAGGTCAAGTGTCTGCCGCCAAACATCAATCGTAGCCAGGCTGACTTCGACGTCGAGGTCGATGCGGAGGGGCCGGCAGTGCGTTACGCGCTTGCCGCGCTTAAATCGGTCGGCGAGGGGGCGATGGAGAAGCTGGTCGCCGAGCGAGCGGCGAGCGGCGCGTTCGCGAAGCTCGATGATCTGGCACACCGCGTCGATCCCCGGCTGATCAACAAGCGCCAGCTTGAAACGCTTGCCGCGGCGGGCGCCTTCGACCCGATCGAACCAAACCGCGCCGGCGTTTTCGCGGTGGCCGAGACGATGCTCGCAGTGGCAGCGCGGACGCACGACGCGCGCACCAGCGGGCAGGGTGGGCTGTTCGGCGATGCCGAGCCCGCGGGGGATGCGATCAAGCTTCCCGCGTCGGCGCGCTGGACCATGGCCGAGCGGATGGAACAGGAGAAGGAGGCGTTCGGCTTCTATTTTTCGGCGCATCCGGTCGACCGGCACGCGCATCTCGCGAAGAGCCACGGCGCGCGCCTCTACACCGCGCTTGCCGAGCTCGCGATCCCGGACGACGGAACGCGCGCCGGCGCAACGATGGCGGTGCTGGTCGAGGAGGCGCGGTGGCGCACCTCGGCGCGCGGCAAGCGGTATCTGATGGCGACGCTGAGCGACCAGAGCGGGCAGTTCGTCGCGACGTGTTTCGACGATGCCGTGGCCGGCGATCTCGAGGAAGCGGCGCGGGCGGGCGGCTGTGGGCTCGCTACGGTCGAACTCGATCGGCGCCCGGGCGAGGAAACGCCGCGCGTGACGGTGAAGCGTATTCAGCCGTTCGAGACGCTGGCCTCGCTCGCTCGTTTTGTCGTCGAGGTGGTGATCGATGCGCCCGTAGCAATGCCGGCGCTCGCGGCGATGCTCGAGCACCAGCGCGGCGCGCGCGGCGAGGTGATCGTACGCGCGCTGGTGGCGAACGGCGAAGCAACCGTGCTGCTCGGGCGCGACTTCCTGCTGGACATCGAGCTGGTTCAGCAGATCGAAGGGCTACCGGGCGTTAGGCAAGTGACGCTGCGCCAGTCGGAGACGCGGCTCGCGCTGGTGGGCTGACGACAGCCGACTCGCCGCTCAGAACAGCTCGCCCTGCGGCCCGCGCGGCGGGCGGAAGAGGTCGGTGCGCAGCTGCATCTTCTCGCGGTTCTGATCGATGCCGTGCTTTCGGCGCGCGATCAGGAAGCGGGTGCGCAGCAGATCCGCCCACGGCCCCTGTCCGCGCATCCGGGTGAAGAAACCGGGATCGTTGTCGCGCCCGCCGCGCAGCGACTGGATCGTTGCCATAACCTTGTTCGCGCGATCGGGGAAATGTGCGTCGAGCCAGGCACGGAACAGCGGGGCGACCTCCCACGGCAGGCGCACGGGGATGAACGAGACACCGCGTGCGCCCGCCGCTGCGGCACGCGCGACTACCGCCTCGACTTCGTTGTCAGTGATCGCGGGAATGATTGGTGCCATGTTGACGTAAACCGGCACGCCGGCGTCGGCGAGCGTGCGCACTGCCGCCAGCCGGCGCTCGGGATGCGGCGCGCGTGGCTCAATCGTCATCGCGATTCGCGGATCGAGCGACGTCACCGAAATCGCGACGCCGGCAAGGCCCTTCGCCGCCATCGAGGCGAGCAAATCGAGATCGCGCACTACTCGGTTCGACTTGGTGGTGATCATCACCGGATGGTCGCATTCGGATAAAATCTCGAGCAATTCTCGCGTGATGCGCCATGTCGCTTCGATTGGCTGATAGGGGTCGGTGTTGGTCCCCATCGCGATCGGTGCGCAGCGATAGCCCGGTCTTGATAGCTCGACGCGCAGCAACGCCGCCGCATCGGGCTTCGCGAACAGCTTGGTTTCGAAGTCGAGCCCGGGCGACAAATCGTGGAAGGCGTGGCTTGGGCGCGCGAAGCAGTAGATGCAGCCGTGCTCGCAGCCACGATAGGCATTGATCGAACGGTCGAACGGCACGTCCGGTGACGTGTTTCGGGCGATGATCGTTCTTGGCCGCTCGATTGTTACAGTGGTGCGGATGGGCGGCACGGCGCCGTCGATCGCCTCGCGCTCGTCGAGCCAGTCACCGTCAGCCTCAGTCTGCGGCAGGTTGAAGCGCGCGCTCTCCGCGTTCAGCGTCGCGCCGCGGGCGACTCGTTTGGATGGCTGCGCCATCCGTAGGAACGTATCAGGAACATATGTGGCGTCAACGCCACTTGCCGGTCTCCATCCAGCGAAGCAGCGGCTTGAGTGGGGTGATCCATACGATGCCGGTGACGACGTAGAACACAAGCTGCGCGATCCAGTGCCAGCCGCCGATCACGTCGGAAAAGCTGACGATGACGATGCACCAGACAAGAATCAGCGTGAGGATCGCGAGCATGCCAACGGGTTTGCGCCACGATGGCGTCATGCTTCTATCCAATCGTTCTCGGTGATGATGGCGTGGAGCGGCACATCCCACGGATCCGTGGGAATGTAATCGACCTGCTGTACGGCAAAGGCGATGCCGATCCGCCGCGCGTTCGGA carries:
- a CDS encoding CTP synthase yields the protein MARFIFITGGVVSSLGKGLMAASLAALLQARGYRVRIRKFDPYLNVDPGTMSPYQHGEVYVTDDGAETDLDLGHYERFTGVAARQSDNVTSGRIYQQIIQRERRGDYLGATVQVIPHVTDAIKAFAKDQTDDLDFVLCEIGGTVGDIESLPFIEAIRQLKNEVGRGNAISVHVTLVPYIAAAGELKTKPTQHSVRELAALGVQPDVLVCRCEKPLPPSDRAKIALFCNVPETAVIPALDAKSIYAVPLQYHGEGLDTEVLRAFGITPSSAPDLSRWTEIVDRLTNPEGEVTIGVVGKYVGLQDAYKSLNEALVHGGIANRVKVNIRWIDAELFENDDAEIAAHLEPCDAILVPGAFGERGAEGKIASVRFAREREIPYFGICFGMQMACVEGARDLAGIKDASSTEFGPTSEPVVGLITEWMGRDGLEKREAEGDLGGTMRLGAYEAKLDGNSVVGSIYGDTTIFERHRHRYEVNTGYKEALEKGGLVFSGMSPDGTLPEIVERPDHPWFVGVQFHPELKSKPFDPHPLFASFIGAAVKQSRLV
- a CDS encoding Hsp20 family protein, which codes for MRLDLTPYRRSTIGFDRLFDLIEANTRATSENYPPFNLERLAEDRYRITLAVAGFSRDEIEITAQQNLLLVAGKKDDKANGPNFLHVGIATRSFERRFELADFVFVEDARLNDGLLVVDLVREVPEAMKPKSISIKTGQKPTVVEDKRDADTAQAA
- a CDS encoding lipoprotein-releasing ABC transporter permease subunit, whose product is MILSRYERMIARRYLLPGQGERFIVLVAGFSLGAVMLGVAALVIVMSVMNGFRAELFDKIVGLNGHAVVQGIGGRLTDWRDVVRQADATPGVTRAVPLVEQPLMSTYNGRVEAVLVRGMRVSDIRGNSAIGRNVITGSIASLTPGSNRVALGSRLAESLGATVGSEITLINPAGQTTPFGTVPRYVNYTVAAVFEIGVYDYDKAYVIMPMEDAQTLLLLGDAVGMIELDTVDADRVGQILAPLAEKVGRFAVVSDWRQMNAQLFEALAVERVAMFVVLCIIILVAAFNIASSLIMLVRAKTRDIAILRTMGATRGAMMRIFMSVGVAIGVLGIVAGLALGAIFLFYRQAVVNFVQLVTGQNLWDPSIRYLTELPSKPDPVEIVAIVLITALMTLLATVYPAYKAASTDPVQVLRYE
- a CDS encoding ABC transporter ATP-binding protein is translated as MSEPVLATRGLSRSFTQGGETIAVLRGVELAVQPGEIVALLGPSGSGKSTLLQAVGLLEGGFDGSIRIAGAEAAKLDAHGRTVVRRDSLGFVYQFHHLLPDFDARENVVLPQLIFGAEREAAEERAATLLTALGLGHRLTHRPSQLSGGEQQRVAVARALANRPALVLADEPTGNLDENTADRVLGEFLRLVREEGSAALVATHNERLAAKMDRVVRLHEGVLQ
- a CDS encoding GNAT family N-acetyltransferase; translation: MNAWRDAPVLIGRHVRLRPLEAADRDALAAAAAGLTDLFYANVSGLADPDRFMASALKERDYGRAMPFAVETPDHAIVGLTRFMRMSEAHRRVEIGGTFYAPAVQRSGVNTEAKLLLLGHAFDVLGCNVVQIRTDWFNRASQRAIERLGAKRDGVLRSHQVMDGRVRDIVVYSIIAGEWPGVRQNLQHLLARHEGAGR
- a CDS encoding glutathione peroxidase, whose protein sequence is MSAITDFEVKAANGSAASLAEYRGKVLLIVNTASKCGLTPQYAGLEKLHRDYADRGFEVLGFPCNQFGAQEPGDAAEIASFCSLTYDVSFPVFAKIDVNGPSADPLFERLKAEAPGLMGSKAVKWNFTKFLVDRNGRVVTRYAPTTKPEDIRPDIEKLL
- the dnaE gene encoding DNA polymerase III subunit alpha is translated as MSHSGFVPLRIFSSYTMLDGAIEPKAIAKQAAKLGFPAAGLTDRNGLYAAMAFSDASFDAGVQPIIGTMLGMARPDMPEGVAPIVDWIALYAQDARGYDNLCELVSRAHLDRPIDLAPHVTFDALAQWSSGVIALTAGGEGGLARLFAEDQPDRARRYADRLGEIFGDRLYVELSRRGEAIEERAEAALIDLAYQRDLPLVATNPCCFSERAFGGAHDAMLCIANSTYVESEDRPRSSPDAWMKPADAMRALFDDLPEAIDNTLVVARRCAIAAPKRAPILPSLAGDREGEAAMLRTEAHAGLDARLARIAELATEPFAEGWQAAYRRRLDFELDVIIQMGFPGYFLIVADFIKWAKSHDIPVGPGRGSGAGSVVAWALTITDLDPLQLGLLFERFLNPERVSMPDFDIDFCETRRGEVIRYVQEKYGRDQVAQIITFGKLKARAVLKDTGRVLQMSYGQVDRLAKLVPNHPTDPWTLKRAIDGVPELHREYANDNQVRHLLDLAMQLEGLPRHSSTHAAGVVIGDRPLSQLVPLYRDPRSDMPVTQFDMKYVEGAGLVKFDFLGLKTLSVLKRALQLLAKRDIHVDLDALTWDDEAVYALLQKGDTVGVFQLESEGMRRTLSAVRPTNFGDIIALVSLYRPGPMDNIPSFGRRKQGTEAIEYPHPLLEPILAETYGIFVYQEQVMQAAQVLAGYSLGGADLLRRAMGKKIKAEMDAQRATFVKGCASANQIPADRANALFDLIDKFAGYGFNKSHAAAYALLAYQTAWLKAHYPHEFFAASMAYDIHQTDKLAIFCDDMRRTQVKCLPPNINRSQADFDVEVDAEGPAVRYALAALKSVGEGAMEKLVAERAASGAFAKLDDLAHRVDPRLINKRQLETLAAAGAFDPIEPNRAGVFAVAETMLAVAARTHDARTSGQGGLFGDAEPAGDAIKLPASARWTMAERMEQEKEAFGFYFSAHPVDRHAHLAKSHGARLYTALAELAIPDDGTRAGATMAVLVEEARWRTSARGKRYLMATLSDQSGQFVATCFDDAVAGDLEEAARAGGCGLATVELDRRPGEETPRVTVKRIQPFETLASLARFVVEVVIDAPVAMPALAAMLEHQRGARGEVIVRALVANGEATVLLGRDFLLDIELVQQIEGLPGVRQVTLRQSETRLALVG
- a CDS encoding PA0069 family radical SAM protein: MAQPSKRVARGATLNAESARFNLPQTEADGDWLDEREAIDGAVPPIRTTVTIERPRTIIARNTSPDVPFDRSINAYRGCEHGCIYCFARPSHAFHDLSPGLDFETKLFAKPDAAALLRVELSRPGYRCAPIAMGTNTDPYQPIEATWRITRELLEILSECDHPVMITTKSNRVVRDLDLLASMAAKGLAGVAISVTSLDPRIAMTIEPRAPHPERRLAAVRTLADAGVPVYVNMAPIIPAITDNEVEAVVARAAAAGARGVSFIPVRLPWEVAPLFRAWLDAHFPDRANKVMATIQSLRGGRDNDPGFFTRMRGQGPWADLLRTRFLIARRKHGIDQNREKMQLRTDLFRPPRGPQGELF
- a CDS encoding DUF2842 domain-containing protein; the protein is MTPSWRKPVGMLAILTLILVWCIVIVSFSDVIGGWHWIAQLVFYVVTGIVWITPLKPLLRWMETGKWR